In Eupeodes corollae chromosome 3, idEupCoro1.1, whole genome shotgun sequence, a single genomic region encodes these proteins:
- the LOC129951837 gene encoding uncharacterized protein LOC129951837 → MDIRVCFSLKNLSASAIDFYKCALQENSDPSSSIAPFVATPNGNEIFEIIEENFDELHKPEILVGVLKILNLTIQQSSTGTCRSMSQTLKNLLTQHASHEPDYWIALQLLKQFLTSLPSDFKIPEELVDEIIKPNESVRVQNQLAICICLLVDKFQRTSLLQIIWQEILMKKSPNLLVSCIDPLIAKHRIHLSSEFWRLIETFLLTDSNRKAAIFSIRKVLTFICSTDEEIYVKRYFVWPGEQLLASWLTYLTILENLEEKQSHLILPALQLIESVRLGEDTPWIRIVLQQMLRHKNNLVLRWTVNYLFDKFFELVLANGILEDFFHATNNTWLYNEKDACRLPHFKIDEQDHFLKVFAEIPWKSVPMHAWLMEMKQRVVWNDVKCKTVITTAARIRQLQNRSIRSHSREYFVSIFKSKIEQMALDEFINFLDAFYSSSDTLTPELQSLLMTKIEESPKPHITFNLFMLLRNQHLSKNHQMLLLEKLHTLKQSDHKWFSVLVVFFFENSAFKNEFCYECYGLMDFENNLANVSLQEQTSEFVKKLSWDDGSKGVIRELTVDWYSTRCGEIKKSDFEDLLHTGGIRTLLNLTNQAKRNFPLDEAMMNSVIAELKTWTKRMADTFELVRNIIDSCRLFQADLFCKYLNEILDIDVSNSRLAFNVFKTCLEMCTFQDTGERKLLIRGLLFGEPLTGDARLEYDYAVRLNLPGLETESAYTIREMCLKHLKDLDADSQKFLKKYLIEQSKNMSIRKPRYFENSKQHRLKLRIVQALTILNYQLPHWDDYYLYAVLQENNQTNVTYMYEFLVATTISEEELFHQMQNLPQNSTSCQSSLFAISYLFSVHHECGNGVVSKLITLLLPWTMGANFNTRLHAQIAVYHLLKRFKIPEFAYLQVAIEKGLTESPNAIEKLNTDVRFNYPEKLPFLNNAEPVLYVTVVPEDERLSSSLDYLSFFDSLKEARRIQLLKKEPSKEQETNVVVVGDVQRKMNPEIDSYDFTSSSGSKERQVHDFDMIVVASLIDKLPNLGGIARTCEVLGIRELVLDSEKHTQNKEFKNLSMTAENWINITEVKPKALREFLLTKQIEGYEIVGAEQTSNSVNFMEFKFPRKCVLLLGHEKEGIPADLIALLDYAVEIPQFGMVRSLNVHVTGALFMYEYCKQRLTVLEK, encoded by the exons ATGGACATTCGAGTGTGCTTCAGCCTAAAAAATCTAAGTGCTTCCGCGATAGATTTCTACAAATGCGCTCTACAAGAGAACTCAGATCCCTCCTCGTCGATAGCACCATTCGTGGCGACTCCAAACGGCAATGAAATCTTcgaaataattgaagaaaacttCGATGAACTCCACAAACCTGAAATTCTCGTTGGTGTGTTGAAAATCCTCAACCTAACTATTCAACAATCCTCCACTGGCACATGTCGCTCGATGTCCCAGACCTTGAAGAACCTGCTCACGCAGCACGCTTCACACGAACCAGATTATTGGATTGCTCTGCAGCTGCTTAAACAGTTTCTAACTTCATTGCCCTCGGATTTTAAAATTCCTGAAGAACTTGTCGATGAAATTATCAAACCCAACGAAAGCGTCAGGGTACAAAATCAATTGGCAATATGCATTTGTCTGTTAGTGGACAAATTTCAAAGAACGTCTCTCTTACAAATCATTTGGCAAGAAATTCTGATGAAAAAGTCACCCAATTTGTTGGTGAGCTGCATTGATCCTCTTATCGCCAAGCATCGCATCCATCTGAGTTCCGAGTTCTGGCGGCTCATCGAGACGTTTCTACTGACGGATTCCAACCGCAAAGCTGCCATATTTTCCATTCGAAAAGTCCTCACTTTCATCTGCAGCACCGATGAAGAGATTTATGTTAAAAGGTACTTCGTTTGGCCGGGAGAACAATTGCTGGCTTCATGGCTGACATATCTAACGATTTTGGAAAATCTAGAAGAAAAACAATCTCATCTAATTCTGCCGGCCTTGCAATTGATCGAGAGTGTCCGTCTGGGGGAGGATACACCCTGGATTCGGATAGTTCTCCAACAAATGCTACGGCACAAGAACAACCTTGTCCTACGCTGGACAGTCAACTATTTGTTCGACAAGTTCTTCGAACTTGTTTTGGCAAATGGTATCCTGGAGGATTTCTTCCATGCCACCAATAACACGTGGCTGTACAATGAAAAAGACGCCTGTCGACTTCCGCACTTCAAAATAGACGAACAAGATCACTTCCTGAAGGTGTTTGCGGAAATTCCCTGGAAATCGGTTCCCATGCATGCCTGGTTGATGGAAATGAAACAGAGAGTCGTGTGGAATGATGTCAAATGCAAGACCGTCATAACCACCGCAGCCAGGATACGACAGCTGCAAAATCGCTCCATTCGTTCACATAGCCGAGAATACTTTGTGTCCATATTCAAATCCAAAATCGAGCAAATGGCACTTGACGAATTCATCAATTTTCTAGATGCATTCTACAGCAGCTCAGACACACTTACCCCCGAACTTCAATCTCTGTTGATGACCAAAATAGAAGAGAGCCCAAAGCCGCATATAACTTTCAACTTATTCATGTTGTTGCGGAATCAACATTTAAGCAAAAACCATCAGATGCTCTTACTTGAAAAGCTTCACACCCTAAAACAGAGTGACCATAAATGGTTTTCCGTTCTTGTggtcttcttttttgaaaatagtgcTTTCAAAAACGAATTTTGCTACGAGTGTTATGGTTTAATGGATTTTGAGAACAATCTAGCGAATGTTTCATTGCAAGAGCAAACTTCTGAATTTGTAAAGAAACTGAGCTGGGATGATGGTTCGAAGGGGGTCATTCGGGAACTAACTGTCGATTGGTATTCAACAAGATGCGGTGAAATTAAAAAGTCTGATTTTGAAGATTTGTTGCACACTGGGGGGATCAGAACTCTCCTTAATTTAACAAATCAAGCAAAAAGAAACTTCCCATTAGATGAAGCGATGATGAATTCTGTGATAGCCGAATTGAAGACTTGGACCAAGCGAATGGCAGACACTTTTGAACT agtCCGGAACATAATTGATTCCTGCAGACTGTTCCAAGCTGATCTCTTTTGCAAATACCTCAACGAAATTCTTGACATTGACGTTTCAAACAGTCGACTGgctttcaatgtttttaaaacttgcCTGGAAATGTGCACTTTTCAGGACACTGGTGAAAGGAAATTACTGATTCGTGGTCTTTTGTTTGGCGAACCATTGACCGGCGATGCGCG TCTTGAATACGACTATGCTGTTCGGTTGAATTTACCAGGTTTGGAAACTGAATCGGCTTACACTATCAGGGAAATGTGTTTGAAACATCTTAAAGACTTGGATGCTGATTCGCAGAAGTTCTTGAAAAAGTATTTGATCGAACAAAGTAAAAATATGAGCATTCGAAAACCACGATACTTCGAAAATTCTAAGCAGCATCGTTTGAAGTTGAGAATAGTTCAGGCTTTGACTATACTCAACTATCAATTACCGCATTGGGATGACTATTATCTCTATGCAGTTCTTCAGGAGAATAATCAAACCAATGTCACTTATATGTACGAGTTTCTTGTTGCCACGACCATTAGCGAGGAGGAGCTCTTCCATCAAATGCAAAACCTACCTCAAAACTCGACCAGTTGTCAAAGCTCACTGTTTGCCATATCGTATCTGTTTAGCGTGCACCATGAATGTGGCAATGGTGTTGTCAGTAAGTTGATTACACTCCTTTTGCCCTGGACAATGGGTGCGAATTTCAACACTCGACTCCACGCGCAAATAGCAGTGTACCATTTGCTTAAGCGTTTCAAAATCCCTGAATTCGCATACCTACAGGTGGCCATCGAAAAGGGACTGACAGAGAGTCCCAACGCCATCGAGAAATTGAATACAGATGTAAGATTCAACTATCCTGAAAAGCTTCCATTCCTGAATAATGCTGAACCCGTTCTCTATGTGACTGTTGTGCCGGAAGATGAGCGTTTGAGTTCAAGTTTGGATTACCTGAGCTTTTTTGATAGTTTGAAAGAGGCTCGCAGAATTCAGTTGTTGAAAAAAGAACCAAGCAAAGAACAGGAAACgaacgttgttgttgttggggaTGTGCAGAGGAAAATGAATCCTGAAATTGATTCATATGATTTTACAAGCAGCAGCGGTAGCAAGGAACGACAAGTG CATGATTTTGATATGATAGTCGTTGCAAGTCTGATTGATAAGCTGCCAAATCTTGGTGGTATAGCTCGAACGTGTGAGGTCTTGGGTATCAGAGAGTTGGTTTTGGATTCGGAAAAGCACACTCAAAACAAAGAGTTCAAAAACCTGAG TATGACTGCAGAAAATTGGATAAACATCACAGAAGTAAAACCAAAAGCCTTACGAGAGTTTCTGCTGACGAAACAAATCGAAGGCTACGAAATTGTGGGCGCTGAGCAGACCTCGAATAGTGTGaattttatggaatttaaaTTCCCCAGGAAATGTGTTCTTTTGTTGGG acacGAGAAAGAAGGGATTCCTGCTGATCTTATTGCCTTACTTGACTACGCTGTAGAGATTCCTCAATTTGGAATGGTCCGTTCGCTAAATGTGCATGTAACTGGTGCGCTGTTTATGTATGAATACTGTAAGCAACGTTTGACGGTgcttgaaaagtga